AGCGGTCAACGCTTTTGCAGCTCAAGTTCGAAGAGTGGCAGAAGAGGATAAGAAAGCACTTGAGGAAAGCGGGCTTCCTTTTAATCTATATTCGATAATTGGCGGTCAGTTGGAAAATGATAAAGAGCATAAACTCTATATGCTCTACCCACAGGGCAATTGGGTAGAAGTGAGTCAAGGTACTCCATACTATCTTATTGGTGAGTCAAGCTATGGTAAACCGATAATGGATAGAGCACTTTCCTACGATCTAAACCTTGAAATGGCTCTTAAGATTGGCTACCTGGCATTTGATGCCACTAGAACAAGCGCGGTGGACGTTGATTTTCCAATTGACGTGGTTCTTTACCGCACTGATACATTTAATATTGTTGAGTACCGCTACAACGCAAACGAGCTAATGCAGCTTTCGGAATGGTGGCAGAAAACCATCAGAGAGGCCATCAGAGAACTTCCGCATAATTGGGTAGAGGCTGTTTTTTCTAAGCTAGATGAGGGCCCAATTCCTATTAAAA
This region of Thermodesulfobacteriota bacterium genomic DNA includes:
- a CDS encoding peptidase; this translates as MTFCVGMKVRKGLVGIADTLVTTGTESITARKVTIHQYGNHSLFLMTSGLRSVRDKALTYFDEVLEQSDQDFDKLYKAVNAFAAQVRRVAEEDKKALEESGLPFNLYSIIGGQLENDKEHKLYMLYPQGNWVEVSQGTPYYLIGESSYGKPIMDRALSYDLNLEMALKIGYLAFDATRTSAVDVDFPIDVVLYRTDTFNIVEYRYNANELMQLSEWWQKTIREAIRELPHNWVEAVFSKLDEGPIPIKKNVIQD